The Flavobacterium sp. 140616W15 sequence CATTTAGCAGCTATGATTTGGTTATGCTTTAATGGAAAACCATTACAAACGATGGTAATAACGACGGCTTCTTATGGCAAAGATAGTCCATTACTTAATTATGGCTACTCTCTGGCTACAGTCTATATTTTGTGGATTGTATTCGTTTTGATCTGTTATTTCATGATAAAAAAATAAAACCAATGAATCAGGATTTACTATAAAAATTGTAAACAGTACATTCCAGTAAATAAAAAATGCAGAGAACATAGTTAATATGGTCTCTGCATTTTTTTATTCAGGTTAAATTTACGAAGTCATAAAAACCAAAGTGCAATTTTTACCTCCTTGTTTTATTAAGTTTCTAAAATAATGCACAAAAAGTATATTCATGAGATTGTACAATGAACAAATACCTATAAGAAGCTTCATTCTTAACCGCAAAAAATAAGCGAATCCACTTCTGAATCCGCTTATCGTTGTATTTAACAAAAAAAAGCATTGACTTTCGCCCTAATCACTTTGGATTAAAACTACAATACTTATTATTTGATAACTCCAAAATATTACATCTAAACTGATTGCAAAGCCTTATAATAATCCTCGCGTGTACAAAACTCAAGATGTGCTTTTTTGTGAGGCAAATCAATTTCAGTCTGGAACACAAATCCGGCTTTTCTGTTCAATGCATGAATTTTATGATTGCGTGCATCAGGTTCAACAACAACACGTTGGTTTTTAGCATCACAAAAAATAAAATCCAGTATTACGGTAAAAATCGTCCAGGTAAACTTATTTACGGGTATTTCTAAGGGCGCTACTAAAATATGCATCCCCTTATCCCCTTTTTCTACTTTATAGTACTCTCCAATACAATCTGTTTCGGTATTGTAACATTCTAATAAAAAGGAAATTTCACCATTAAAAACACCCATGTAAACATCCGTTTTCTCCAGAATTTCTCGGTACGAATCGTACACTTCCTGCAAAGAAAACCCATTCATTCCCCAATAAACCGCATATTCACGATTCACCCAGTCATGAAGCAAAGGCATATCAGTTTCTAAGTCTATTGGACGCAATTCAAAAACGCCCATACCAGGAATTGTTTTGACAAAAACAATATCAGAAACAGCTTTATTTTCTATATCAATTATTTTATTATTCATTATCTCTTATCAAGTTAAGCTTATTATTATTTTTAATGGATGTGACATAATCTGATCTTACACTTTCCATAAAAATGGTGAAACAACAACCAAGATTATCTCAGTCGATTACAGTCTTATTATCAAATAGCTGCAGACCGTAGAACCAGAGCATTATTTACAGAATCTCTTCAAAAACATTAGACTCTACAACTTCAGCTACAGCAACACCAAATTCCTGAAAAGCAATTTTTGTTTCAATTGTATAATACTCAACACCCGTAATTTCTTTGATAATATAAGAATTTCGGTAACAAACCATCCCTAAGTCGGGCGTAACGAATCCATGCGTGTGTAATTCCGCATTCTGAACAAAAATTTCTCCTCCATTTTTGTCAATACTATAATTTCGATTGGCAGCAAAACGTCCTTTATCATCCCATTGAATTCTATCAGTAATTCCTTCCAGGAAAACGGGCAATTTATAACCGTAACCTGTTGCTAAAACTAATGCGTCGGTAACATGACGGTATTTTTTATCTTGTTCGGTCTGATGCAATTCCAATCCAAAAGATTGTTTACTTTTGTCAAAATCGGCTTTTATACAAGCGGCATTTGTTCTTAAATTCACATCAATTTCTCCAATCACTTTTTTAGCATAAATAGTGTCGAAAATAGTTTCAATCAGGTCTTTATTAATTCCTTTGTAAAGCAATTTCTGCTCTTTTAACAAATAATCTCTCTTCTCAGCGGGAAGATTGTAAAAGTAATCCACATATTCAGGAGAGGTCATTTCTAAAGTAAGTTTACTGTAATCCATTGGAAAGAAACGGGACGAGCGTGTAATCCAGTTCAACTGATATCCGTACACATCAATTTCCTGCAATAAATCATTAAAAACTTCGGCAGCACTTTGCCCACTTCCTAAAACGGTAATCGATTTTTCTTTTTGTAATGCTGCTTTATTCTGCACGTAAGCAGACGAGTGAATTGCTTTTCCTTTAAGAGTTTGACAGGATTTAGGAATATGTGGTGCAGTTCCCGTACCTAAAATTATCCTTTTTGTCTTGTAATAAGTAATCTTGTTTGTTTTAGTGCAAACTGTACTCACAATGTAAACAGACTCATTATCATCATATTCAATCATCGAAACTTCTGTACTAAAAAATACATTTGGGAGTTTCTTGATTGCCCATTGACAGTATTGGTTATATTCGTTTCTTAACAATAAAAAGTTTTCACGAATGTAGAACGAGTACATTTTGCCCTGTTCTTTTATATAATTCAGAAAACTAAAAGGGCTAGTTGGATCTGCAAGTGTTACTAAATCAGCCAAAAAAGGAATCTGAAGAGTGGTATCCTGCAATAGCATTCCGGGATGCCAGTTAAAAGATTCATTTTTATCAAAGAACAAACCATCCAGATTTTCAATTGGCGCTGTGAGACAGGCCAAGCTCAAATTAAAAGGTCCAACACCAACAGCTATAAAGTCGTATATTTTATTTTCCATGAGGGGTATTAATTTATCAATGTATATTCCTGACCGTGAAGAACAATTAAATTTATAATTTCTTCAATATCAGCCTGAGTTGTAAGAGGGTTAAGAAGTGTGAATTTCAGAAATACTTCATTATAGACTTTTGTACTGGTTATAATGGCTTTTCCTTCATTAAAAATGGCTTTGCGGATGTAACTGTTTAAGCTACAAAAAGATCCTTCATCCGTTTTCCAGGGTTTATAGCGGAACACAATTGTGCTTATTTCAGGATTATGAATTACTTCAAAATCATCTCTCCTTCTTAAGAAATCTGCAGTAAATAGCGCATTATCAATCGCTTTGTCCATGTAGGTGCTTAGTCCCTTTGTTCCGATTATTCTTAGAGTAAACCATAATTTTAAGGCATCAAATCTGCGGGTAGTCTGTATTGATTTCTTCACCATGTTTGGAATTCCCTCATCTTCCTGTTCTTTTGAGTTCAGGTAATCCGCGTGATATTTTATATAATCTACATACGATTTGTCCCTCATAAAAAAAACACTTGAACTTACTGGCTGATAAAAGGTTTTGTGATAATCTATAGTAACAGAATCTGAAAGCTCAATTCCATCTAATTTATGATTATGCTTCTCACTGATCAATAATCCGCCGCCATAGGCCGCATCAACGTGAAACCATAATTTATTCTCTTTTGCTATTGCTGCAATTTGGGTTAATGGATCAATTGAACCAAAATCTGTAGTGCCGCCTGTACCTACAATTGCTATTGGGATATTTCCTAAATCTTTCTGTTGCTGAATTACTTTTTTCAGAGCCTGAACATTCATTTTAAAATCAGTATCGACTGCCACAGGAACAACTGCATTTTGACCTAATCCTAATAAACTTAAATTCTTCTTTAAGCTAAAATGACTTACTTCAGAACATAAAACTCTAAATTTTGATGCATCTGCAGGAAGCCCGTCCATTTTAGGGTCCATATTATAATTCTTTTTCACAAAATGATCTCTCGCTAAAAGTAATCCCATCAAATTTGACTGTGTTCCTCCGCTTGTGAAAATCCCATCTGCTCTTTCCGGATAACCCAATTTTTCAATCGTCCAGTCTATCAGCTTCAATTCGATAAAAGTGGCTCCGGTACTTTGATCCCAGGTATCCATAGACGAGTTTAAAGAAGAGATAAACGCTTCTGCAACAAGTGTAGGTGTTAAAATTGGACAGTTTAAATGAGCGATGTACTTTGGGTTATGAAAATGAATACAGTCATTTAGGTAAATGCCTTTAAGCTCGTCTAAAACATATTCTAAACTGTTTCCCTGATCTTTTTCTTCAAGGACTATTGCATCAATTTTTTCTTTAATCGAAGAAATACTTGCACCTGTAAAAGGAGTATCTCTGCTTTCTAAATGATTTGCAATTAGTTTAATTGTTTTTTTCATGCTCTTCTTATAAAGAGAAATGGCTTTTTTATTATTAGAAAAAATGTGCTTGTCATGTTTTTTCTCTAAAACCTTTTTTAATTCAATTGTGGTTATCTGTTCGCGTGCTTCCATTGGTTTGTTTTATTTAGATTGATTCTAAAGAATAGTTTTTAACAAAAGTATATCCCATGAAAACGAAAGTCAATACTATACGAATAGTAAATAAAATTATACAAAAGAGGTACTAGCAATACTACATATGTAGTATAAAATTGGTAAAAAAAAGGATTATTTACTTAGTTTTGAATTATATTAATTTTCTGTCAATTGCATATAAAATAAGCTCTGGAGTGGTATGTCTGCCCGTTTTTTTCATAATATTTTTTCTATGAGTTCTAAATGTATGAATACTTATAAAAAGGTTGGAAGCAATGCTTTTTCCATCATTACCTTTAGCAATCTGCTTTAGGATTTCAGACTCTCTAAAAGTTAGTTTCTCTTTTAAATCAGATGCTGGTGAAATAAGCACATCAACAAGAATATTTAATATTTGCGGACATAAGTAACGTTCACCGTTTTCGATTTTATACAAAGCATCAAAAATAGTTTGCTCCTGACAGTCCTTTGAAATAAATCCATTAATATTTTCTTTGAGAAAACTACTAATCGTTTGTTTATTCTTAAAGTAAGATAAAATGATAATTTTACAATTTGGAGAGTTCAGCCGTAGCTGCTTGAAATCATCATCATAAAATAAAAAAATATTATTCGGATCAATAATTAAATACTCCACTGTATTTTTCTCCAGATGAATAATTAGTTCATCTTTTGAGCCTACCACGGTTAAACTTGATTTCTTCACAAACTTTTTTAGCGTCTGTTTCAATCCGATTATATGCAAGTTTTCAGAATCTGCAATCAGGAAATTTCTCATTATTCATCTTGTTTAGATTTGGTCTAAACAAAAATAACAAATAAATATCACATTATTGTATTAATTTTTAACACTTATGCGAATACAAAGAAAGAAACTAAGTACAAAAAAAGAAACCTTGATGGCAAGTTTAAGGAATTGTACGCGGATAAAATAGATTCGCTAAAGCGAAAATACAGATAACACGGATTTCCCTCTATGTTACTATTAAAATCTGTTTTTATCAGCGTCTTTTCTTTTGCAAATCCGTGTCATTCGCATCCTTTTATAGCCAATTGTCTAACAGACTCACTACTCTCAGTTTCTTTGAATCTTTGTCCTTAAGAATCTTAAAAAAAACTTTCAGAATAAAAAAATGTTCCTGATAAAATACCAGGAACATTTTTATAATACTAAATATATTGTTTTAGAAACTGTAACCAACTGCTAGATTAAATCTTGTTCCATTACCTCGAGTATAATTGGCATTTGTGCCATAAAATTGAGAAGTTGTAGTATAATAATCTTTGTTAAGTAGATTCTCAATACCAAGTTTCACTCTAATTTGACTAGTTACTTTGTAAGCTGTAGCTAAATTCCACAAATTAAATGATTTAATAGGCCCTTCACCAATAGCGTAAGCTCCTTTGGCATTTGGTTTAAAATAATCACGATCACCTACATACATCCAATATACTTCTACATTTAACCTTTCGTTACCAAATTTTGCATAACCTGTCATTTTAACTGGAGGGATTCTGTTCGATTTTAGATAAATATCATTATCTCCATAAAAACGACCATCACCATCTTTATCTCCTCTACCCTGAACATAGGCATAATTTCCTCCTATCGTAAGTTCTTTAATTACTTGATAATCGGCTTGAATCTCATAACCCCAAACACGCTCTGGTAAGCGTTCAGCAAGTAAGAAGCCATCAACTTGAATTAAGTTTGTTCCTAGTTTAGAAGTACTGTAATAATACGCTGCACTCATATTAAACTTCCCTAATTGGCTGCTAAAACCACCCTCGTAGTTATTAACGATAATTGGTTCAGTTTCTAATTTAGAGATAGCATCTTGTTTTGCTGCGGTAAGTACTCTACCTAAATCAAATATTGAAAATGCTTGAGAGAAACTTATAAAAGGATTGAAGAATTTAAATTTAGAATATCTTAAGCCTGCATTAAAAACGAATGCCTCATAGTTAAGCTCTCCTCC is a genomic window containing:
- a CDS encoding GNAT family N-acetyltransferase, whose translation is MNNKIIDIENKAVSDIVFVKTIPGMGVFELRPIDLETDMPLLHDWVNREYAVYWGMNGFSLQEVYDSYREILEKTDVYMGVFNGEISFLLECYNTETDCIGEYYKVEKGDKGMHILVAPLEIPVNKFTWTIFTVILDFIFCDAKNQRVVVEPDARNHKIHALNRKAGFVFQTEIDLPHKKAHLEFCTREDYYKALQSV
- a CDS encoding lysine N(6)-hydroxylase/L-ornithine N(5)-oxygenase family protein encodes the protein MENKIYDFIAVGVGPFNLSLACLTAPIENLDGLFFDKNESFNWHPGMLLQDTTLQIPFLADLVTLADPTSPFSFLNYIKEQGKMYSFYIRENFLLLRNEYNQYCQWAIKKLPNVFFSTEVSMIEYDDNESVYIVSTVCTKTNKITYYKTKRIILGTGTAPHIPKSCQTLKGKAIHSSAYVQNKAALQKEKSITVLGSGQSAAEVFNDLLQEIDVYGYQLNWITRSSRFFPMDYSKLTLEMTSPEYVDYFYNLPAEKRDYLLKEQKLLYKGINKDLIETIFDTIYAKKVIGEIDVNLRTNAACIKADFDKSKQSFGLELHQTEQDKKYRHVTDALVLATGYGYKLPVFLEGITDRIQWDDKGRFAANRNYSIDKNGGEIFVQNAELHTHGFVTPDLGMVCYRNSYIIKEITGVEYYTIETKIAFQEFGVAVAEVVESNVFEEIL
- a CDS encoding aspartate aminotransferase family protein, which translates into the protein MEAREQITTIELKKVLEKKHDKHIFSNNKKAISLYKKSMKKTIKLIANHLESRDTPFTGASISSIKEKIDAIVLEEKDQGNSLEYVLDELKGIYLNDCIHFHNPKYIAHLNCPILTPTLVAEAFISSLNSSMDTWDQSTGATFIELKLIDWTIEKLGYPERADGIFTSGGTQSNLMGLLLARDHFVKKNYNMDPKMDGLPADASKFRVLCSEVSHFSLKKNLSLLGLGQNAVVPVAVDTDFKMNVQALKKVIQQQKDLGNIPIAIVGTGGTTDFGSIDPLTQIAAIAKENKLWFHVDAAYGGGLLISEKHNHKLDGIELSDSVTIDYHKTFYQPVSSSVFFMRDKSYVDYIKYHADYLNSKEQEDEGIPNMVKKSIQTTRRFDALKLWFTLRIIGTKGLSTYMDKAIDNALFTADFLRRRDDFEVIHNPEISTIVFRYKPWKTDEGSFCSLNSYIRKAIFNEGKAIITSTKVYNEVFLKFTLLNPLTTQADIEEIINLIVLHGQEYTLIN
- a CDS encoding response regulator transcription factor; translation: MRNFLIADSENLHIIGLKQTLKKFVKKSSLTVVGSKDELIIHLEKNTVEYLIIDPNNIFLFYDDDFKQLRLNSPNCKIIILSYFKNKQTISSFLKENINGFISKDCQEQTIFDALYKIENGERYLCPQILNILVDVLISPASDLKEKLTFRESEILKQIAKGNDGKSIASNLFISIHTFRTHRKNIMKKTGRHTTPELILYAIDRKLI